The proteins below are encoded in one region of Eulemur rufifrons isolate Redbay chromosome 2, OSU_ERuf_1, whole genome shotgun sequence:
- the CLN6 gene encoding ceroid-lipofuscinosis neuronal protein 6 produces MEAAARRRQHPGAAGGPGAQPGASFLQARHGSVSADQAAGTAPFHLDLWFYFTLQNWVLDFGRPIAMLVFPLEWFPLNKPSVGDYFHMAYNVITPFLLLKLIERSPRTLPRSITYVSIITFIMGASIHLVGDSVNHRLLFSGYQHHLSVRENPIIKNLKPETLIDSFELLYYYDEYLGHSMWYIPFFLILFMYFSGCFTASKAESLMPRSALLLVVPSGLYYWYLVTEGQIFILFIFTFFAMLALVLHQKRKHLFLDSNGLFLFSSFALTLLLVALWVVWLWNDPVLRKKYPGVIYVPEPWAFYTLHVSSHH; encoded by the exons ATGGAGGCGGCGGCGCGGAGGCGGCAGCACCCGGGAGCGGCGGGGGGCCCGGGCGCTCAGCCGGGCGCCTCCTTCCTGCAGGCCAG GCACGGCTCCGTCAGCGCTGACCAGGCTGCCGGCACAGCGCCCTTCCACCTCGACCTCTGGTTCTACTTCACGCTGCAGAACTGGGTTCTGGACTTTGGCCGCCCCATTGCCATG CTGGTGTTCCCTCTCGAATGGTTTCCGCTCAACAAGCCCAGCGTGGGGGACTATTTCCACATGGCCTACAACGTCATCACGCCCTTTCTCCTGCTCAAG CTCATCGAGCGGTCCCCCCGCACCCTGCCGCGCTCGATCACCTACGTCAGCATCATCACCTTCATCATGGGCGCCAGCATCCACCTGGTGGGTGACTCCGTCAACCACCGCCTGCTCTTCAGTGGCTACCAGCACCACCTGTCCGTGCGTGAGAACCCCATCATCAAGAATCTCAAGCCCGAGACACTG ATCGACTCCTTTGAGCTGCTTTACTACTACGACGAGTACCTGGGCCACTCCATGTG GTACATCCccttcttcctcatcctcttcaTGTACTTCAGTGGCTGTTTTACTGCCTCTAAAGCTGAGAGCTTGATGCCACGGTCTGCCCTGCTGCTGGTGGTGCCCAGCGGCCTGTACTACTG GTACCTGGTCACCGAGGGCCAGATCTTCATCCTCTTCATCTTCACCTTCTTCGCCATGCTGGCCCTCGTCCTGCACCAGAAACGCAAGCACCTCTTCCTCGACAGCAAcggcctcttcctcttctcctccttcgCCCTCACCCTCTTGCTGGTGGCACTCTGGGTGGTCTGGCTGTGGAATGACCCTGTACTCAGAAAGAAGTACCCGGGTGTCATCTATGTCCCGGAGCCCTGGGCTTTCTACACCCTCCATGTCAGCAGTCATCACTGA